The Terriglobus roseus sequence TAGTAGGTCGGCACGGCGTACTGCGTATGCGGCAGGCTGATGGAATGCACGGTGCAGCCTTGCGCCTTCAGGTCTTCTACGGCTTTCTCGATCGCCGCACGAATCTCCGCATCAAGTCCTTCGGCGAAGTACTCGGCAGGGATGCCGATGCGCATGCCTGCGACGGGCTTTGCGGATTCTGCAACATAGTCATCCACGGGCGTCTGGGCGCTGGTGGCGTCCATGCTGTCAGGGCCTGCGAGCACGCCCAGCATGGTCGCGGCATCCTGAACGGTGTTCGTCATCGGTCCGACACGATCGAGCGAGCTTGCGTAAGCGATCAGGCCATAGCGCGAGATGCGGCCATAAGTCGGCAAAACCCCCACGACACCGCAGAAGGCCGCGGGCTGGCGTACGGAGCCGCCGGTATCCGTGCCAAGCGAAGCCGCAACGAATCCGGCCGCGACCGCTGCAGCTGACCCGCCGGATGATCCGCCGGGCACGCGATCCAGCGCACGCGGATTGCGTACCGGGCCAAAGGCGGAGTTCTCGTTCGACGACCCCATGCCGAAGGCATCGCAGTTCAGCTTGCCGAGCAGAACCGCACCGGCTGCGTCGAGCTTCGCAACGGACGTTGCATCGTAGGGCGGATGGTAGCCCTTCAGAATGGCGGAACCCGCGGTGGCAGGCGCGCCCTTCATTGCAAGCAGATCCTTGATAGCGATCGGCACTCCGGCGAGTGGTGGCAGCGTCTCGCCCTTCGCCGCCATGGCATCGATGCGCGCGGCCTGGGCCAGCGCACGATTCTCTGAGAGCGAGAGGAAGCTGTTGATCTCCTGCCCGGCGATCTGATCTTCGGCGCGGATCTTCGCGAGGTGTTCCTGCGCGAGCGCGGTTGCCGTGGTGCTGCCGTTCGTGATGGCGGCGCGGATGCTTTCGATGGTGCGTGTTTCAGTTGTCATCGGTGGTCCTGGGGTGGTGCTTGTCCTGGTCTGTTGCGGCGCTGGTGGTCGCGCTTCGCGCGATATCCCACCCTTTGCTGCGCAAAGAATGGGGTGCCCGATCTGGTGGCATCCCGAGCTAGCGCTCGATGACCTTGGGCACGCGGAAGAAGCGGCCATCGGTATTGGGCGCTTCGTGCATCACCGCGGCGCGGTCGACGGAGGGCTTGGGGTCGTCTGGTCGCAGCGAGGATCCGGTCAATGCAGGCCCCCGCTGGAGAAACTGCCCCACCTGCGCCATGGGCTCCACGCCTGTTGTGTCGAGCGCACTGAGTGCAGCGATGTGGCCCAGAATCGCATTCAAGTCGTGCTGCATGCGCGGCTCTTCTTCCGCGGTCAGTTCGAGGTTCGCGAGTGTTGCGACATGGCGCACCTCGTCCAGCGTGACGCTGCCTGCGGCGATTTCGTTCGAATCGGTGGTCATGATGTCTTTCCCGCACGCGCCCTGGAAGGAGCTTTCGCACGCGGATTGTCTTGAGATTTATCGGCCAGGCGCGCCCGTGACGCGGCTACTGGCAACAGAAAAAGTATATCGGTCAGGGGCACGCCGCTGATACGGGCGAGCTCACGCTTGAGTTGATCTGCGGTGGAGCGCAGTTGCACCTGCCATGCAGCGTCCGCCACCGTAACGGTGGCGATGCCCTCTTCGAAGTTAGTCACCGATGATCTCTCCGCGATCCCGTGCCCCGCTGCCACAGGCCATGCGGAGGCCAGGCGATCCAGTGGAGAGAGGCTGGACAGCGACTTCGCCAGCGAGCTTCGGAGCACATCGCGCATCAACTGCATGACCACTTCCCTTCCTACTCGAAGAGCGTGGGACGGTCGTACTGGCCGGCCTTCGTGGGCACGGGGATGCCGAAATGTTCGTAGGCCCGGCGCGTCGCCACACGACCGCGCGGCGTGCGGTCCAGGAAGCCGATCTGCATCAGGAACGGCTCGTAAACCTCTTCGAGCGCGTCTTCTTCTTCCGCAAGCGCTGCGGCAAGCGTGTTCAGACCAACGGGACCGCCGTCGTACTTCTCGATGATGGTCATCAGCAGACGGCGATCGAGTTCGTCGAAGCCATGTTCGTCGACTTCCAGCATCTGCAGCGCGGCCTTCGCGGTTGCGCGGTCGACTGTGCCGTTGGCGCGCACCTGCGCATAATCGCGCACCCGGCGCAGCAGGCGGTTGGCGATACGCGGTGTGCCGCGAGAGCGCATGGCGATCTCCGATGCGCCGTCCGCGTCGATGCTGACGCCCATCACCTCGGCGCTGCGTTCCACGATGAAACGAAGGTCATCATCGTTGTAGAACTCAAGCCGCAGCAGGATGCCAAAGCGCGAACGCAGCGGGGAAGACAGCAGGCCGGGGCGCGTGGTGGCGGCGACAAAAGTAAAGGGGCGGATCTCCATCACATGCGTACGAGCAGCGGGGCCGGAGCCGATGATGATGTCGAGCTTGTAGTCCTCGAGCGCGGTGTAAAGCTTTTCTTCCAATACCGGTTGCAGCCGATGGATTTCATCCAGGAAGAGCACTTGCTTCTCACGCAGATTGGTCAGGATGGCCGTGAGGTCACCCTGAATCTGCAGCGCGGGCCCGCTGGTCTGCTGAAAGCCGACATTCATCTCGTTGGCGATGATGGTGGCCAGCGTTGTCTTGCCGAGACCAGGAGGTCCAAAGAGCAGCACGTGA is a genomic window containing:
- the gatA gene encoding Asp-tRNA(Asn)/Glu-tRNA(Gln) amidotransferase subunit GatA; its protein translation is MTTETRTIESIRAAITNGSTTATALAQEHLAKIRAEDQIAGQEINSFLSLSENRALAQAARIDAMAAKGETLPPLAGVPIAIKDLLAMKGAPATAGSAILKGYHPPYDATSVAKLDAAGAVLLGKLNCDAFGMGSSNENSAFGPVRNPRALDRVPGGSSGGSAAAVAAGFVAASLGTDTGGSVRQPAAFCGVVGVLPTYGRISRYGLIAYASSLDRVGPMTNTVQDAATMLGVLAGPDSMDATSAQTPVDDYVAESAKPVAGMRIGIPAEYFAEGLDAEIRAAIEKAVEDLKAQGCTVHSISLPHTQYAVPTYYVLATAEASSNLSRFDGVRFGHRSESPKNLSAMYRESREEGFGAEVKRRILLGTYSLSAGYYDAYYRKAQQVRTLIARDFQAAFEQVDAIVAPMTPTPPWKLGEKTDDPISMYLADIYTVAASLAGICGVSVPIGSTQEGLPIGVQLLAGHFQESKLLRVAHAVETAQASA
- the gatC gene encoding Asp-tRNA(Asn)/Glu-tRNA(Gln) amidotransferase subunit GatC; amino-acid sequence: MTTDSNEIAAGSVTLDEVRHVATLANLELTAEEEPRMQHDLNAILGHIAALSALDTTGVEPMAQVGQFLQRGPALTGSSLRPDDPKPSVDRAAVMHEAPNTDGRFFRVPKVIER
- a CDS encoding DciA family protein — its product is MQLMRDVLRSSLAKSLSSLSPLDRLASAWPVAAGHGIAERSSVTNFEEGIATVTVADAAWQVQLRSTADQLKRELARISGVPLTDILFLLPVAASRARLADKSQDNPRAKAPSRARAGKTS
- the ruvB gene encoding Holliday junction branch migration DNA helicase RuvB, with translation MDFLNKKRFDSSRSPKSAEAERLVSASSVGEDAAFELKLRPTQLREFIGQAKAKEQLAIALEAAKSRGEALDHVLLFGPPGLGKTTLATIIANEMNVGFQQTSGPALQIQGDLTAILTNLREKQVLFLDEIHRLQPVLEEKLYTALEDYKLDIIIGSGPAARTHVMEIRPFTFVAATTRPGLLSSPLRSRFGILLRLEFYNDDDLRFIVERSAEVMGVSIDADGASEIAMRSRGTPRIANRLLRRVRDYAQVRANGTVDRATAKAALQMLEVDEHGFDELDRRLLMTIIEKYDGGPVGLNTLAAALAEEEDALEEVYEPFLMQIGFLDRTPRGRVATRRAYEHFGIPVPTKAGQYDRPTLFE